From a region of the Candidatus Jettenia caeni genome:
- a CDS encoding two-component sensor kinase: MIQDKFEQINRLLKQTQELLAKNIDTISTEVTENIKKLIHELTTCQIDFTQYKQIEGKLQESHQTLEILMECVPEGVAIAIATDDVPDITIRMVSKYGAQLAGHIREDVEGIPYKDFVKKLNIFHSDDVTPAIPEELPLYRAIQKGEVVINEEWIARRSTGEKITVLISASPIQDRNGTIIGSVAVWRDITEQKRIQEEIKNIAKFPDENPHPLLRIAQDGTILYASPSSIPLLQDWNCKIGQSVPDFLYQTVVDAFHTKSIKENIEVKHKDRIFSFTVVPVIDTTYVNLYGADVTKQKLAEEKLEKYREHLEELVKARTAKLKTLNEQLQRQIIERKRVEEGLRMSENKHRFLLENLPLRIFYKDRNSVYISCNENFARDLHMRPGEISGKTDYDLFPGELAEKYRADDKRIVESGIPEDIEEKYIKDGQELTVHTVKVPIKNGKGNVVGILSSFLDITEKVNLEKETQLSRHLTLIGELATGVAHEINNPITGVINCARILFNKSSEGSRERDLASRIMKEGDRVANIVSKLLSFARPREEKKTIVSIHEIVSDTLVLMEKQMKKDSIRIQINVPEDLPKIYANFQQIQQIFMNIMSNARYALNQRYPGAHDNKILEISGEEITIHKHPYVKITFYDHGTGIPAHIKDKITNPFFTTKPPGEGTGLGLSISHNIIIDHNGKLTIDSVDGEYTKVIITLPVK, from the coding sequence ATGATTCAAGACAAATTTGAACAAATTAACAGATTGCTCAAACAGACACAAGAATTACTAGCTAAAAATATTGATACCATTTCAACTGAAGTTACTGAAAATATTAAGAAACTTATTCACGAGTTAACTACCTGTCAAATTGATTTTACTCAATATAAGCAAATAGAAGGAAAACTTCAGGAGAGTCATCAGACACTTGAAATTCTCATGGAATGTGTGCCAGAAGGTGTTGCTATTGCTATCGCTACCGATGATGTACCCGATATCACCATTCGTATGGTTAGTAAATATGGAGCACAATTAGCAGGACACATACGAGAAGACGTTGAGGGTATCCCTTATAAAGACTTTGTAAAAAAATTGAATATCTTTCATTCCGATGATGTCACACCTGCTATACCTGAAGAATTACCCCTCTATCGTGCTATCCAAAAGGGTGAAGTGGTAATAAATGAGGAATGGATTGCCCGGAGATCTACCGGGGAAAAAATTACCGTACTTATTAGTGCCAGTCCAATCCAAGACCGCAATGGTACCATTATCGGTAGTGTTGCCGTTTGGAGAGATATTACTGAACAAAAACGAATCCAAGAGGAAATAAAGAATATAGCTAAATTTCCCGATGAGAACCCACATCCCCTACTCCGTATAGCACAAGACGGTACTATTCTCTACGCCAGTCCATCGAGTATACCTCTTTTACAAGATTGGAATTGCAAGATTGGTCAATCTGTACCTGATTTCTTATATCAAACAGTTGTTGATGCCTTTCATACGAAATCAATAAAAGAGAATATTGAAGTCAAACACAAAGACCGAATATTCTCTTTTACCGTTGTACCGGTAATTGATACTACCTATGTTAATTTATATGGAGCAGACGTTACAAAGCAAAAGCTTGCAGAAGAAAAATTAGAAAAATACCGTGAACATCTTGAGGAATTAGTAAAAGCACGTACCGCAAAACTAAAAACGCTGAACGAGCAACTTCAACGACAAATCATTGAGCGCAAAAGAGTGGAGGAAGGTCTGCGTATGAGTGAAAATAAGCACCGATTCCTCCTGGAAAATCTTCCTTTAAGAATATTCTACAAGGATAGGAATTCAGTGTATATATCCTGTAACGAAAATTTTGCCAGAGATCTCCATATGAGACCGGGTGAAATTAGCGGAAAGACTGATTATGACCTTTTTCCTGGGGAACTTGCAGAAAAATACCGGGCTGATGATAAAAGAATTGTGGAATCAGGGATACCAGAAGATATAGAAGAGAAATATATCAAGGATGGACAAGAACTGACGGTGCATACCGTTAAGGTTCCTATAAAAAACGGGAAAGGAAATGTCGTTGGTATATTGAGTTCTTTCTTAGATATCACGGAAAAGGTAAATTTGGAAAAGGAGACACAACTGTCCAGACATCTTACGTTGATAGGTGAATTAGCAACAGGAGTAGCCCATGAGATTAACAATCCCATAACGGGTGTTATTAATTGCGCCCGGATTTTATTTAATAAAAGCAGTGAGGGAAGTAGAGAAAGAGACCTTGCCAGTCGAATTATGAAGGAAGGGGACCGCGTCGCCAATATCGTAAGCAAACTTCTTTCTTTTGCCAGACCCAGAGAAGAAAAAAAAACCATAGTGAGTATACATGAAATTGTGTCTGATACACTCGTGCTGATGGAGAAACAAATGAAAAAGGACTCCATTCGTATCCAGATAAATGTTCCTGAAGACCTGCCAAAAATATACGCAAATTTTCAACAAATTCAACAGATTTTTATGAATATCATGAGTAATGCACGATATGCCCTGAACCAAAGATATCCAGGAGCACATGATAATAAAATCCTTGAGATCTCAGGTGAGGAAATAACGATACATAAACATCCGTATGTAAAGATTACCTTTTACGATCATGGTACCGGCATACCTGCCCATATAAAAGATAAAATAACGAATCCTTTTTTTACTACAAAACCTCCGGGGGAAGGAACAGGGTTAGGTTTAAGTATTAGTCACAATATTATTATTGATCATAATGGTAAGCTTACCATTGATAGTGTTGACGGAGAATATACCAAAGTTATAATTACTCTACCGGTAAAATAA
- a CDS encoding ABC transporter ATP-binding component, with the protein MEDTKQPIVEIRDLSKSYHRGAEIIPVLENISFDIPEGEFLALMGPSGSGKSTLLNLIAGIDKADSGTIHVSGLDITSLTETDLTRWRAVNVGFIFQFYNLIPVLTAFENVELPLLLTWLSRKERREHVEAALHMVNLADRMDHYPGQLSGGQQQRVAIARAIVTDPTILVADEPTGDLDRTSAEDILGLMAILNHEFGKTIIMVTHDPHAAEKAHIIRRLEKGILNVHA; encoded by the coding sequence ATGGAAGACACAAAACAGCCAATCGTTGAGATAAGAGATCTCTCAAAATCCTACCATCGTGGAGCCGAGATAATACCCGTTTTAGAGAACATCAGTTTTGATATCCCCGAAGGGGAGTTCCTTGCTTTAATGGGGCCTTCCGGATCAGGCAAGAGTACCCTGCTCAATCTTATTGCAGGTATTGATAAGGCTGACAGTGGCACTATACACGTTAGCGGATTAGATATTACCTCATTGACAGAAACTGATCTGACCCGATGGCGCGCTGTTAACGTAGGGTTTATCTTTCAATTTTATAATCTCATTCCCGTGCTCACCGCATTCGAGAATGTGGAACTACCCCTCCTTTTAACCTGGCTTTCCCGAAAAGAAAGACGGGAACATGTGGAAGCAGCTCTTCATATGGTTAACCTTGCTGACCGGATGGACCATTATCCCGGTCAGTTATCCGGGGGCCAGCAGCAGCGTGTTGCCATAGCCCGCGCTATTGTCACTGACCCAACAATACTGGTAGCGGACGAACCAACCGGTGATCTTGACAGAACATCCGCAGAAGACATATTAGGGCTTATGGCCATTTTAAACCATGAATTCGGTAAAACAATTATCATGGTTACTCATGATCCTCATGCAGCAGAAAAGGCACATATAATCAGAAGGCTTGAAAAGGGTATCCTTAATGTACATGCTTAA
- a CDS encoding putative transporter protein: MINKDLAKLTIDKSNVKYYHSTRKKLFFKILAFIGIPILGLILYLLIFNPVVEVEVTTVSKVYPSQMFTLLNASGYVVAQRKASVASKITGQIEWLGVEEGSQVKKGQIIARLEGKDARAAREQAKANLDNAISNLKIAKVEMNDALLHYNRQKELVSHGIVPQSEFDIAEARYKRAKAAVSAAESSIHAYKAALRSADVAVNYTYIRAPFDAVVLTKDADIGDIITPLGAAANAKAAVVTIADMDSLLVEADVSESNLQKVKVDQPCEIQLDALPETRFRGKVHMIVPTADRSKASVMIKVKFLDRDKRVLPEMSAKVAFLERPVTEEEQKPKTAVNTETVVTYNSSKFAFLIKDNHVTKVPLTTGTQIGDMVEVLDGVKPGDKVVINPPRTLKDGSRIKIEEK, from the coding sequence ATGATAAATAAAGACCTGGCAAAATTAACAATAGATAAGTCCAACGTAAAGTATTATCACAGCACACGGAAAAAATTATTTTTCAAGATACTAGCTTTTATAGGTATTCCCATACTAGGTCTCATTCTTTATCTATTGATCTTTAACCCTGTTGTTGAAGTAGAAGTAACAACCGTTTCTAAAGTATATCCTTCGCAAATGTTTACCTTATTAAATGCCAGTGGCTATGTCGTTGCGCAACGGAAAGCTTCCGTGGCATCTAAGATTACCGGACAAATAGAATGGCTTGGGGTAGAAGAAGGGAGTCAGGTAAAGAAAGGACAAATAATTGCAAGACTAGAAGGAAAGGATGCAAGGGCTGCTCGTGAGCAGGCAAAAGCAAACCTGGATAATGCTATTTCAAACCTGAAAATAGCAAAGGTTGAGATGAACGACGCCCTGCTGCATTATAATCGCCAAAAGGAGCTTGTTTCTCATGGGATTGTGCCACAGTCTGAATTTGATATTGCAGAAGCGCGTTACAAAAGAGCAAAGGCGGCGGTGTCGGCTGCAGAATCGTCGATACACGCTTATAAAGCGGCGTTGCGTTCCGCCGATGTTGCCGTAAACTACACCTATATCCGTGCACCCTTCGATGCTGTTGTACTAACTAAAGACGCCGATATTGGTGATATCATTACACCACTGGGAGCTGCCGCGAACGCTAAAGCTGCAGTTGTAACTATTGCAGATATGGATTCTCTTCTTGTAGAAGCTGATGTCTCTGAATCAAATTTACAAAAAGTAAAGGTAGATCAACCTTGCGAAATACAGTTAGATGCCCTTCCGGAAACCCGCTTTCGCGGCAAGGTACATATGATTGTTCCGACGGCAGACCGCAGTAAGGCATCTGTTATGATAAAGGTTAAATTTTTGGACAGGGATAAACGTGTCCTTCCTGAGATGAGCGCAAAGGTAGCCTTTCTTGAAAGGCCTGTTACAGAAGAAGAACAAAAACCAAAAACTGCAGTAAACACTGAGACAGTTGTGACATACAATAGCAGCAAGTTCGCTTTTCTTATAAAAGATAATCATGTAACGAAAGTTCCTTTGACTACTGGTACTCAGATTGGTGATATGGTAGAGGTACTAGATGGGGTCAAGCCAGGAGATAAGGTAGTAATAAACCCACCGAGAACTTTAAAAGATGGATCGAGAATTAAGATCGAAGAAAAATAA